From Bacillota bacterium, one genomic window encodes:
- a CDS encoding NADH-quinone oxidoreductase subunit N has product MPVDGSLRLLLPELVVALTGVLALSAGLVSRRAHVPGFISLAGLAAAGFFLATEVAGWTAQLWSGTVLVDGFSTVFKAIFLGVAALVVLASLDYLEHHRLPAGEFFLLVLLATVGMMFMAGSLNLLTIYLGLECLALASYALAGFLRHSDRSTEAAVKYVLIGAISSGIILFGMSLVFGVAGSVHLADVAAALASASSLQPALLAGMVFLIAGFGVKMAVVPFHMWAPDVYHGSPAPVAAFLIAASEAAAFAAALRIFIVGLPALQEHWRSAFILLSVLTMTIGNVAAITQTNMRRMLAYSAVAQAGYLLVGLAVGTERAVAAMIYYMVAYAFATVGAFAVVMLLGKYYPNEEIADFRGLSRRSPLFASALAVFMLSFIGIPPTAGFFGKFYLFQAAVAEGFTWLALVMVLNSVISIPYYWGVVQAMYLRDGAAPDPLPAPGGLRWATAIGFGATLLLGLFPDQAVQLVSAVHVVPALLAGGS; this is encoded by the coding sequence ATGCCCGTCGATGGCAGCCTTCGGCTCCTGCTGCCCGAGCTGGTCGTGGCGCTGACAGGCGTGCTCGCGCTGTCGGCTGGCCTCGTGTCCCGGCGGGCCCATGTCCCTGGGTTCATTTCCTTGGCCGGGCTGGCCGCGGCCGGGTTCTTTCTCGCCACGGAGGTGGCCGGGTGGACGGCTCAGCTGTGGAGCGGCACGGTGTTGGTCGACGGCTTTTCCACCGTGTTCAAGGCTATTTTTCTCGGCGTTGCGGCGCTGGTCGTCCTCGCCTCGTTGGACTATCTCGAGCACCACCGGCTGCCGGCGGGCGAGTTTTTCCTGTTGGTGCTGCTGGCGACCGTCGGCATGATGTTCATGGCCGGGTCGCTCAACCTGCTCACGATTTACTTGGGCCTGGAGTGCCTGGCCTTGGCGTCGTACGCGCTGGCCGGCTTCTTGCGCCACAGCGACCGCTCGACGGAGGCGGCCGTCAAGTACGTGCTCATCGGGGCCATCTCCAGCGGCATCATTTTGTTCGGCATGTCGCTAGTGTTTGGCGTCGCGGGCAGCGTGCACCTGGCTGACGTGGCGGCGGCTCTCGCTTCGGCTTCGTCCCTGCAGCCGGCGCTTCTGGCAGGCATGGTCTTCCTCATTGCAGGCTTCGGGGTGAAAATGGCGGTCGTGCCGTTCCATATGTGGGCGCCGGATGTCTACCACGGCTCGCCGGCTCCCGTGGCGGCGTTCCTGATCGCGGCCAGCGAGGCGGCCGCGTTCGCCGCCGCGCTCCGCATTTTCATCGTAGGCTTGCCGGCGCTGCAGGAGCACTGGCGTTCGGCCTTCATCCTGCTGTCCGTTCTGACGATGACCATCGGCAACGTCGCGGCCATCACGCAGACGAACATGCGCCGCATGCTGGCGTACTCCGCGGTGGCGCAGGCGGGCTACCTGCTGGTCGGCTTGGCGGTCGGCACCGAGCGAGCGGTGGCGGCCATGATTTACTACATGGTCGCGTACGCGTTCGCAACGGTCGGCGCCTTTGCGGTCGTCATGCTCCTGGGGAAGTACTACCCGAACGAGGAGATTGCCGACTTCCGCGGCCTCAGCCGCCGCTCGCCGTTGTTCGCATCGGCGCTGGCCGTGTTCATGCTGAGCTTCATCGGCATCCCGCCGACGGCCGGCTTCTTCGGCAAATTCTACTTGTTCCAGGCCGCGGTCGCGGAAGGCTTCACGTGGCTGGCGCTGGTCATGGTCCTCAACAGCGTCATTTCCATCCCGTATTACTGGGGCGTCGTGCAGGCGATGTACTTGCGGGACGGCGCCGCGCCGGATCCTTTGCCGGCTCCGGGCGGACTGCGTTGGGCGACGGCCATCGGCTTCGGCGCCACGCTGCTTCTGGGCCTGTTCCCGGATCAGGCCGTGCAGCTCGTCAGCGCCGTCCACGTCGTGCCCGCCCTGCTGGCGGGCGGCTCGTAA
- a CDS encoding cold-shock protein, with translation MERGRVKWFSNEKGYGFIERESGGDVFVHYSAIQSEGYKTLEEGEEVQFEVVQGARGPQAANVVRSQGRRS, from the coding sequence ATGGAGCGCGGCAGGGTTAAGTGGTTCAGCAACGAGAAGGGGTATGGATTCATCGAGCGGGAGAGCGGCGGCGACGTCTTTGTCCACTACAGCGCCATCCAATCCGAAGGCTACAAGACGCTGGAGGAAGGGGAAGAAGTCCAGTTTGAAGTGGTACAAGGCGCTCGCGGGCCGCAGGCGGCCAACGTCGTCCGGTCCCAAGGGCGCCGCTCGTAG
- a CDS encoding dipeptide/oligopeptide/nickel ABC transporter ATP-binding protein: MGRLVVTDLQMYYKTRKGEVRAVDKISFTLEPGRALGVVGESGCGKSSLGLTLLRLLPPNGRVVGGSIKLDDQELLELTDEAFRKGIRWKRISMVFQGAMNALNPVLTVGSQIAEAILAHEKVSKDEAEERAKKLLEMVGINPNRYHHYPHQFSGGMKQRAVIAMALACNPDIIIADEPTTALDVMVQAQVLKAMADLRKRLNLSMILVSHDLSVVAQTCDDVAVMYAGRIVEYGPVEEVFTNPLHPYTQGLVQAFPDMYAERAPIVSIPGTPPNLVDPPSGCRFHPRCPLADEHCKRHEPALEEKGRAGHKVACLKVSDDGQVAKVRFA, from the coding sequence ATGGGACGACTCGTCGTCACTGACTTGCAGATGTATTACAAGACGCGCAAGGGCGAGGTCCGCGCCGTCGACAAGATCAGCTTCACGCTGGAGCCTGGCCGGGCGCTGGGCGTGGTGGGCGAGTCCGGCTGCGGCAAGTCGAGCTTGGGCCTCACGCTGCTGCGGCTCCTACCTCCCAACGGGCGCGTCGTCGGCGGTTCCATCAAGCTGGATGATCAAGAGCTGCTGGAGCTGACCGATGAGGCGTTCCGGAAAGGTATCCGCTGGAAGCGGATTTCCATGGTGTTCCAAGGGGCCATGAACGCGCTCAATCCGGTGCTGACGGTCGGCAGCCAGATCGCCGAGGCCATTTTGGCCCACGAGAAAGTCAGCAAGGATGAAGCTGAAGAGCGCGCCAAGAAGCTGCTGGAAATGGTGGGCATCAATCCCAACCGCTACCATCACTACCCGCACCAGTTCAGCGGCGGCATGAAGCAGCGGGCCGTCATCGCCATGGCGCTGGCGTGCAATCCGGACATCATCATCGCGGACGAGCCGACGACGGCGCTGGACGTGATGGTGCAAGCCCAGGTGCTGAAGGCCATGGCCGACCTGCGCAAGCGGTTGAACTTGTCCATGATTCTCGTCAGCCACGACCTGTCGGTAGTGGCCCAGACGTGCGACGACGTGGCGGTCATGTACGCCGGGCGCATCGTCGAGTACGGGCCGGTGGAGGAAGTGTTCACGAACCCCCTCCATCCGTATACGCAAGGCCTAGTCCAGGCGTTTCCGGACATGTACGCCGAGCGGGCGCCCATCGTGTCCATCCCGGGAACGCCGCCTAACCTGGTCGACCCGCCCAGCGGCTGCCGGTTCCATCCTCGCTGCCCGCTGGCCGACGAGCATTGCAAGCGGCACGAGCCGGCGCTGGAGGAAAAGGGCCGCGCCGGCCACAAGGTGGCGTGCCTGAAAGTGTCGGACGACGGGCAAGTGGCGAAGGTGAGGTTCGCATGA
- a CDS encoding oligopeptide ABC transporter ATP-binding protein has translation MTQQSDVILEVKGLVKHFPLRRSLKDVLRGRRPAVRAVDGVDFFVRRGEIFGLVGESGSGKTTTGRTLLRLEEPTAGQIIFDGQDITKLSPSEMQKLRRRMQIVFQDPYDSMNPNMDVFTIVSEPLRIQGLAKDPAEVEEKVIRALEDVELTPAEEYMHRFPKELSGGQRQRVAIARALVLDPDFIVADEPVSMLDVSIRGEILKILMRLVRERGLSLVFITHDLALARHFCDRVAVMYLGKIVEYADSTRLVQKPHHPYTQALMRAVLSTDPRKKQIYTGLQGEIPNPANPPSGCRLHPRCPLATERCKQEVPPLLEHEPGHWAACHHIDRSLAALEESRKSLQAAQ, from the coding sequence ATGACGCAGCAGAGCGACGTGATCCTCGAAGTAAAGGGCTTGGTCAAGCATTTTCCGCTGCGGCGCAGCCTGAAAGACGTGCTGCGCGGGCGGCGTCCTGCCGTGCGGGCGGTGGACGGCGTCGACTTTTTCGTGCGCCGGGGGGAGATTTTCGGCCTGGTGGGCGAATCGGGCTCGGGCAAGACGACCACGGGCCGCACGCTGCTGCGGCTGGAGGAACCGACGGCCGGCCAGATTATTTTCGACGGCCAGGACATCACGAAACTGAGCCCGAGCGAAATGCAGAAGCTGCGCCGCCGCATGCAGATCGTCTTCCAGGACCCGTATGACTCCATGAATCCCAACATGGACGTCTTCACCATCGTGTCCGAGCCGCTGCGCATCCAAGGCTTGGCGAAGGACCCTGCCGAGGTGGAGGAGAAGGTCATCCGGGCCCTGGAAGACGTGGAGCTGACTCCCGCGGAAGAGTACATGCACCGCTTCCCGAAGGAACTGTCGGGCGGCCAGCGGCAGCGCGTGGCCATCGCTCGCGCCCTGGTGCTGGATCCCGACTTCATCGTGGCCGACGAGCCGGTGTCTATGCTGGACGTCTCCATCCGGGGCGAAATCCTGAAGATCCTGATGCGGCTCGTGCGCGAGCGCGGCCTGTCCCTGGTGTTTATCACCCACGACTTGGCGCTGGCGCGGCATTTCTGCGACCGCGTGGCCGTCATGTACCTGGGCAAGATCGTCGAGTACGCCGACTCCACGCGCCTGGTGCAAAAGCCGCACCACCCGTACACGCAGGCCCTCATGCGGGCCGTGCTGTCGACGGACCCGCGCAAGAAGCAGATCTACACCGGCTTGCAGGGCGAGATCCCGAATCCGGCCAATCCGCCGTCGGGCTGCCGGCTACACCCGCGCTGCCCGCTGGCGACGGAACGCTGCAAGCAGGAGGTCCCCCCATTACTGGAACACGAGCCGGGCCACTGGGCCGCCTGCCACCACATCGACCGTTCGCTGGCGGCGCTGGAGGAATCTCGCAAGTCGCTGCAGGCGGCGCAATAA